The Ruficoccus amylovorans genomic sequence CCTTCAAAACACGTACTTTTTCCTGGAGATACTCGATTACCTGCTGCTGTTGGCGGTTCATCCATCCCGCCAGCATGCACAAGAGAAGCTGAAACTAAGGCTGCACTACAAAAATGCTTCCTTTAAGTCTCTCTCAATGAAAAACTATTCCTAAATGGTTAACGGGACACCCAGTTCGCGTGGACACGGTCAGTCAGAAAACGCCGCAGCAACTCAGGCCGAATCGACGCCAAGACCTCAGGGCGGAAGAAACGAGTATGATGTAGAGATGGCATGGCGGTGTTTAATGAAAAACGAGCATTTACGCTACTCGTCCTCGTCTTCCACCCCACGGGCCTCGAAGGCAGCCTTGTCGGTCAGGGAGACGTGGCCCTCAACCATGCCGTTGTCGAGCGGGTCGTCAATACGGGCGGCGAGGTCGCGGAAGAGCTTGCGGATGTCAACAATCCCACCAATCAGGAACCAGACGGTGGAGATGACACCGAGGACAGCCGTCACCCACAGGCTCGTGACGAGGAAGTAAGTACTCCATGTCTGCGTAGGCCAGGGTGAAATGAGGTTCCAGATCAGCACACCGACAAAGCAAAGGCCGAACTTGTAAATAATCGCGTAACCGAAGACCGACCAAGCGATGACCTTGTCCCCTAGGGTGTACTCCGGGGTGATGCCGATCAGCTTCTGGCAGGCGTTGCGGATGCTCCACTTGAAGGGCGGCTTGTATTCGCCAGCGATGTCGTACACCCCGCGGTGTAGCAGACGGTCGAGGTTGAAGGGCTTGCGTTGCGTCAGGGCCGAGCCGATGACGTAGGCGGCGATCCCGCTGACCATGGCCATGAAGTAAAGCTCGTAGGAGTTGATCGGGAACTTCACCGGGTTCATCGTCCAGACGATGTACGGGCTGAACGGATGCGAAACATTTTCCAGGAAATGACCGATGGGCACCGCCCAGCCCTTGGACTCGAGCCAGGGATAGACGGTCCCCGCCCAACTGCGCTGGAGGATGAGCCCGGCGAGCGAAAAGCCTGAGCCGAAGATGATCGCCCCGAACGCGCCCACGGAATTACCGAAGCGGCTGTACAAGCCGAAAATCATGACCGGCCCGGCCCCGCCCAGCCACAGTCCGGTCATGATGACGATGAACATCTGGATATAGTCGAGCTGGACGAAGAAAATCGAGACGAAGAAGAAAAAGATACACACCCCCAAGGACGATAGTCGCAACACCAGGAGGTGCTGCTTGGGCGTGAAGGGCTTCTTGCGGAACGGCATGATGATGTCCTGCACGATGGTCGAGGAGGCGTTGAACACGCGTGAATCGTCGGTCGAGATCAGCAGCATGATCATCAGCAGGCAAAACAGCCCC encodes the following:
- a CDS encoding sodium:solute symporter family transporter, producing the protein MGADHIFLHFGWSDTIGPVMMDRAPGESFINPFDIEKLRDFNIFALFVTIMGSILNRASWIGNDTSGSGRTPHEQKMAGILGTWRVLYAQLMMLLVAVMLIALMTHSKYAEQTYEIRQELTSKVAQEAVSDPIMREQLNASLAQIPADGHAIGEDAPLSRDNNVDTPYMETAHNVLAGTPEGNLEYQKFRTLYHQMMLPVALKNILPMGLMGLFCLLMIMLLISTDDSRVFNASSTIVQDIIMPFRKKPFTPKQHLLVLRLSSLGVCIFFFFVSIFFVQLDYIQMFIVIMTGLWLGGAGPVMIFGLYSRFGNSVGAFGAIIFGSGFSLAGLILQRSWAGTVYPWLESKGWAVPIGHFLENVSHPFSPYIVWTMNPVKFPINSYELYFMAMVSGIAAYVIGSALTQRKPFNLDRLLHRGVYDIAGEYKPPFKWSIRNACQKLIGITPEYTLGDKVIAWSVFGYAIIYKFGLCFVGVLIWNLISPWPTQTWSTYFLVTSLWVTAVLGVISTVWFLIGGIVDIRKLFRDLAARIDDPLDNGMVEGHVSLTDKAAFEARGVEDEDE